A genomic window from Pecten maximus chromosome 6, xPecMax1.1, whole genome shotgun sequence includes:
- the LOC117328866 gene encoding mucin-5AC-like isoform X1, protein MILLCLLLFICYVTSSSTDPCQTYDDFLADYKRSPSHTESEYDNAECDATLTEKWYRIDGAAGTDLTNDSGLLQNYVCGTVYQMWMNGNIPEESEGIVDRQICLRTVFSTCQYSFTIQVKNCCSFRVYYLKSAGGCPRAYCVSDTNVTSSDECPNVTTSTETMATDTTSAATTKTITDTTLAATTKTITDTTSATTTKTITDTTSVSATSTDGPITQAETSTTSSTDPCQTYEDFLADYKRSPSHTESEYDNAECDATLTEKWYRIDGAAGTDLTNDSGLLQNYVCGTVYQMWMNGNIPEESEGIVDRQICLRTVFSTCQYSFTIQVKNCCSFRVYYLKSAGGCPHAYCVSDTNVTSSDECPNVTTSTETMATDTTSAATTKTITDTTLAATTKTITDTTSATTTKTITDTTSVSATSTDGPITQAETSTTSSTDPCQTYEDFLADYKRSPSHTESEYDNAECDATLTEKWYRIDGAAGTDLTNDSGLLQNYVCGTVYQMWMNGNIPEESEGIVDRQICLRTVFSTCQYSFTIQVKNCCSFRVYYLKSAGGCPHAYCVSADTNVTTSDECPNVTSDTTSTETMATDTTSAATTKTITDTTLAATTKTITYTTSATTTKTITDTTSASATSTDGPITQAETSTTSSTDPCQTYENFLADYKRSPSHTESEYDNAECDATLTEKWYRIDGDAGTDLTNDSGLLQNYVCGTVYQMWMNGNIPEESEGIVDRQICLRTVFSTCHYSFTIQVKNCCSFRVYYLKSAGGCPHAYCVSDVNLTSLGVCPNTDTTAETTSVRATSTDGPITLTGGSTTTRSNENGAEYTVIKKDKTILIVVLVTLVVVLMAVFIGVCKHASKKFKNKRSVSTISLMSWFSEPTIETPTPPANTTEDHALQMYRITEKGGVSENAIGQNVPGEAVEEDFAS, encoded by the exons ACCCATGCCAGACGTACGATGATTTCCTCGCCGACTACAAACGATCGCCCTCACACACAGAATCCGAGTATGATAATGCAGAATGTGACGCGACACTCACTGAGAAATGGTACCGTATAGATGGGGCTGCTGGGACAGACCTCACAAACGACAGCGGGCTGCTTCAAAACTATGTTTGTGGCACGGTCTATCAAATGTGGATGAATG GCAACATCCCGGAGGAGTCGGAGGGAATCGTAGACAGACAAATCTGCCTGAGAACAGTGTTCTCGACCTGCCAGTATTCCTTTACAATACAAGTAAAGAACTGCTGCTCCTTTAGAGTGTACTACTTAAAGAGTGCTGGTGGTTGTCCACGTGCATATTGTGTTAGTG ACACCAATGTTACTTCATCTGATGAATGTCCTAATGTCACAACATCTACTGAAACCATGGCAACTGACACAACTTCAGCAGCAACTACGAAAACAATAACTGACACAACGCTGGCAGCAACAACGAAAACAATAACTGACACAACTTCAGCAACAACAACGAAAACAATAACTGACACAACGTCAGTATCAGCCACATCAACCGACGGTCCAATAACGCAGGCCGAGACTTCAACGACCAGCAGTACCG ACCCATGCCAGACGTACGAGGATTTCCTCGCCGACTACAAACGATCGCCCTCACACACAGAATCCGAGTATGATAATGCAGAATGTGACGCGACACTCACTGAGAAATGGTACCGTATAGATGGGGCTGCTGGGACAGACCTCACAAACGACAGCGGGCTGCTTCAAAACTATGTTTGTGGCACGGTCTATCAAATGTGGATGAATG GCAACATCCCGGAGGAGTCGGAGGGAATCGTAGACAGACAAATCTGCCTGAGAACAGTGTTCTCGACCTGCCAGTATTCCTTTACAATACAAGTAAAGAACTGTTGCTCCTTTAGAGTGTACTACCTAAAGAGTGCTGGTGGTTGTCCACATGCATATTGTGTTAGTG ACACCAATGTTACTTCATCTGATGAATGTCCTAATGTCACAACATCTACTGAAACCATGGCAACTGACACAACTTCAGCAGCAACTACGAAAACAATAACTGACACAACGCTGGCAGCAACAACGAAAACAATAACTGACACAACTTCAGCAACAACAACGAAAACAATAACTGACACAACGTCAGTATCAGCCACATCAACCGACGGTCCAATAACGCAGGCCGAGACTTCAACGACCAGCAGTACCG ACCCATGCCAGACGTACGAGGATTTCCTCGCCGACTACAAACGATCGCCCTCACACACAGAATCCGAGTATGATAATGCAGAATGTGACGCGACACTCACTGAGAAATGGTACCGTATAGATGGGGCTGCTGGGACAGACCTCACAAACGACAGCGGGCTGCTTCAAAACTATGTTTGTGGCACGGTCTATCAAATGTGGATGAATG GCAACATCCCGGAGGAGTCGGAGGGAATCGTAGACAGACAAATCTGCCTGAGAACAGTGTTCTCGACCTGCCAGTATTCCTTTACAATACAAGTAAAGAACTGCTGCTCCTTTAGAGTATACTACTTAAAGAGTGCTGGTGGTTGTCCACATGCATATTGTGTTAGTG CAGACACCAATGTTACTACATCTGATGAATGTCCTAATGTCACTTCTGACACAACATCTACTGAAACCATGGCAACTGACACAACTTCAGCAGCAACTACGAAAACAATAACTGACACAACGCTGGCAGCAACAACGAAAACAATAACTTACACAACTTCAGCAACAACAACGAAAACAATAACTGACACAACGTCAGCATCAGCCACATCAACCGACGGTCCAATAACGCAGGCAGAGACTTCAACGACCAGCAGTACCG ACCCATGCCAGACGTACGAGAATTTCCTCGCCGACTACAAACGATCGCCCTCACACACAGAATCCGAGTATGATAATGCGGAATGTGACGCGACACTCACTGAGAAATGGTACCGTATAGATGGGGATGCTGGGACAGACCTGACAAACGACAGCGGGCTGCTTCAAAACTATGTTTGTGGCACGGTCTATCAAATGTGGATGAATG GCAACATCCCGGAGGAGTCAGAGGGAATCGTAGACAGACAAATCTGCCTGAGAACAGTGTTCTCGACCTGCCACTATTCCTTTACAATACAAGTAAAGAACTGCTGCTCCTTTAGAGTATACTACTTAAAGAGTGCTGGTGGTTGTCCACATGCATATTGTGTTAGTG atGTCAATTTGACTTCACTGGGTGTCTGTCCAAATACTGACACGACAGCTGAAACAACGTCAGTAAGAGCAACATCAACGGATGGTCCAATAACTCTTACCGGCGGTTCAACGACAACACGCAGCAATGAAAACG GTGCTGAATATACAGTCATAAAGAAGGATAAGACAATACTCATTGTTGTGCTTGTGACTTTAGTAGTGGTTTTGATGGCAGTTTTTATTGG AGTTTGCAAACATGCTTCCAAGAAATTTAAGAATAAGCGTAGTGTGTCCACTATTTCCCTGATGTCGTGGTTCAGTGAACCCACCATCGAAACACCCACACCTCCAGCAAATACGACAGAGGACCATGCTCTTCAAATGTATCGAATCACAGAAAAGGGGGGAGTGTCAGAAAATGCAATAGGACAAAATGTTCCCGGAGAGGCAGTTGAAGAGGATTTTGCTTCGTAA
- the LOC117328866 gene encoding mucin-5AC-like isoform X2, with protein sequence MILLCLLLFICYVTSSSTDPCQTYDDFLADYKRSPSHTESEYDNAECDATLTEKWYRIDGAAGTDLTNDSGLLQNYVCGTVYQMWMNGNIPEESEGIVDRQICLRTVFSTCQYSFTIQVKNCCSFRVYYLKSAGGCPRAYCVSDTNVTSSDECPNVTTSTETMATDTTSAATTKTITDTTLAATTKTITDTTSATTTKTITDTTSVSATSTDGPITQAETSTTSSTDPCQTYEDFLADYKRSPSHTESEYDNAECDATLTEKWYRIDGAAGTDLTNDSGLLQNYVCGTVYQMWMNGNIPEESEGIVDRQICLRTVFSTCQYSFTIQVKNCCSFRVYYLKSAGGCPHAYCVSDTNVTSSDECPNVTTSTETMATDTTSAATTKTITDTTLAATTKTITDTTSATTTKTITDTTSVSATSTDGPITQAETSTTSSTDPCQTYEDFLADYKRSPSHTESEYDNAECDATLTEKWYRIDGAAGTDLTNDSGLLQNYVCGTVYQMWMNGNIPEESEGIVDRQICLRTVFSTCQYSFTIQVKNCCSFRVYYLKSAGGCPHAYCVSDTNVTTSDECPNVTSDTTSTETMATDTTSAATTKTITDTTLAATTKTITYTTSATTTKTITDTTSASATSTDGPITQAETSTTSSTDPCQTYENFLADYKRSPSHTESEYDNAECDATLTEKWYRIDGDAGTDLTNDSGLLQNYVCGTVYQMWMNGNIPEESEGIVDRQICLRTVFSTCHYSFTIQVKNCCSFRVYYLKSAGGCPHAYCVSDVNLTSLGVCPNTDTTAETTSVRATSTDGPITLTGGSTTTRSNENGAEYTVIKKDKTILIVVLVTLVVVLMAVFIGVCKHASKKFKNKRSVSTISLMSWFSEPTIETPTPPANTTEDHALQMYRITEKGGVSENAIGQNVPGEAVEEDFAS encoded by the exons ACCCATGCCAGACGTACGATGATTTCCTCGCCGACTACAAACGATCGCCCTCACACACAGAATCCGAGTATGATAATGCAGAATGTGACGCGACACTCACTGAGAAATGGTACCGTATAGATGGGGCTGCTGGGACAGACCTCACAAACGACAGCGGGCTGCTTCAAAACTATGTTTGTGGCACGGTCTATCAAATGTGGATGAATG GCAACATCCCGGAGGAGTCGGAGGGAATCGTAGACAGACAAATCTGCCTGAGAACAGTGTTCTCGACCTGCCAGTATTCCTTTACAATACAAGTAAAGAACTGCTGCTCCTTTAGAGTGTACTACTTAAAGAGTGCTGGTGGTTGTCCACGTGCATATTGTGTTAGTG ACACCAATGTTACTTCATCTGATGAATGTCCTAATGTCACAACATCTACTGAAACCATGGCAACTGACACAACTTCAGCAGCAACTACGAAAACAATAACTGACACAACGCTGGCAGCAACAACGAAAACAATAACTGACACAACTTCAGCAACAACAACGAAAACAATAACTGACACAACGTCAGTATCAGCCACATCAACCGACGGTCCAATAACGCAGGCCGAGACTTCAACGACCAGCAGTACCG ACCCATGCCAGACGTACGAGGATTTCCTCGCCGACTACAAACGATCGCCCTCACACACAGAATCCGAGTATGATAATGCAGAATGTGACGCGACACTCACTGAGAAATGGTACCGTATAGATGGGGCTGCTGGGACAGACCTCACAAACGACAGCGGGCTGCTTCAAAACTATGTTTGTGGCACGGTCTATCAAATGTGGATGAATG GCAACATCCCGGAGGAGTCGGAGGGAATCGTAGACAGACAAATCTGCCTGAGAACAGTGTTCTCGACCTGCCAGTATTCCTTTACAATACAAGTAAAGAACTGTTGCTCCTTTAGAGTGTACTACCTAAAGAGTGCTGGTGGTTGTCCACATGCATATTGTGTTAGTG ACACCAATGTTACTTCATCTGATGAATGTCCTAATGTCACAACATCTACTGAAACCATGGCAACTGACACAACTTCAGCAGCAACTACGAAAACAATAACTGACACAACGCTGGCAGCAACAACGAAAACAATAACTGACACAACTTCAGCAACAACAACGAAAACAATAACTGACACAACGTCAGTATCAGCCACATCAACCGACGGTCCAATAACGCAGGCCGAGACTTCAACGACCAGCAGTACCG ACCCATGCCAGACGTACGAGGATTTCCTCGCCGACTACAAACGATCGCCCTCACACACAGAATCCGAGTATGATAATGCAGAATGTGACGCGACACTCACTGAGAAATGGTACCGTATAGATGGGGCTGCTGGGACAGACCTCACAAACGACAGCGGGCTGCTTCAAAACTATGTTTGTGGCACGGTCTATCAAATGTGGATGAATG GCAACATCCCGGAGGAGTCGGAGGGAATCGTAGACAGACAAATCTGCCTGAGAACAGTGTTCTCGACCTGCCAGTATTCCTTTACAATACAAGTAAAGAACTGCTGCTCCTTTAGAGTATACTACTTAAAGAGTGCTGGTGGTTGTCCACATGCATATTGTGTTAGTG ACACCAATGTTACTACATCTGATGAATGTCCTAATGTCACTTCTGACACAACATCTACTGAAACCATGGCAACTGACACAACTTCAGCAGCAACTACGAAAACAATAACTGACACAACGCTGGCAGCAACAACGAAAACAATAACTTACACAACTTCAGCAACAACAACGAAAACAATAACTGACACAACGTCAGCATCAGCCACATCAACCGACGGTCCAATAACGCAGGCAGAGACTTCAACGACCAGCAGTACCG ACCCATGCCAGACGTACGAGAATTTCCTCGCCGACTACAAACGATCGCCCTCACACACAGAATCCGAGTATGATAATGCGGAATGTGACGCGACACTCACTGAGAAATGGTACCGTATAGATGGGGATGCTGGGACAGACCTGACAAACGACAGCGGGCTGCTTCAAAACTATGTTTGTGGCACGGTCTATCAAATGTGGATGAATG GCAACATCCCGGAGGAGTCAGAGGGAATCGTAGACAGACAAATCTGCCTGAGAACAGTGTTCTCGACCTGCCACTATTCCTTTACAATACAAGTAAAGAACTGCTGCTCCTTTAGAGTATACTACTTAAAGAGTGCTGGTGGTTGTCCACATGCATATTGTGTTAGTG atGTCAATTTGACTTCACTGGGTGTCTGTCCAAATACTGACACGACAGCTGAAACAACGTCAGTAAGAGCAACATCAACGGATGGTCCAATAACTCTTACCGGCGGTTCAACGACAACACGCAGCAATGAAAACG GTGCTGAATATACAGTCATAAAGAAGGATAAGACAATACTCATTGTTGTGCTTGTGACTTTAGTAGTGGTTTTGATGGCAGTTTTTATTGG AGTTTGCAAACATGCTTCCAAGAAATTTAAGAATAAGCGTAGTGTGTCCACTATTTCCCTGATGTCGTGGTTCAGTGAACCCACCATCGAAACACCCACACCTCCAGCAAATACGACAGAGGACCATGCTCTTCAAATGTATCGAATCACAGAAAAGGGGGGAGTGTCAGAAAATGCAATAGGACAAAATGTTCCCGGAGAGGCAGTTGAAGAGGATTTTGCTTCGTAA
- the LOC117328866 gene encoding mucin-5AC-like isoform X3, with the protein MILLCLLLFICYVTSSSTDPCQTYDDFLADYKRSPSHTESEYDNAECDATLTEKWYRIDGAAGTDLTNDSGLLQNYVCGTVYQMWMNGNIPEESEGIVDRQICLRTVFSTCQYSFTIQVKNCCSFRVYYLKSAGGCPRAYCVSDTNVTSSDECPNVTTSTETMATDTTSAATTKTITDTTLAATTKTITDTTSATTTKTITDTTSVSATSTDGPITQAETSTTSSTDPCQTYEDFLADYKRSPSHTESEYDNAECDATLTEKWYRIDGAAGTDLTNDSGLLQNYVCGTVYQMWMNGNIPEESEGIVDRQICLRTVFSTCQYSFTIQVKNCCSFRVYYLKSAGGCPHAYCVSDTNVTSSDECPNVTTSTETMATDTTSAATTKTITDTTLAATTKTITDTTSATTTKTITDTTSVSATSTDGPITQAETSTTSSTDPCQTYEDFLADYKRSPSHTESEYDNAECDATLTEKWYRIDGAAGTDLTNDSGLLQNYVCGTVYQMWMNGNIPEESEGIVDRQICLRTVFSTCQYSFTIQVKNCCSFRVYYLKSAGGCPHAYCVSADTNVTTSDECPNVTSDTTSTETMATDTTSAATTKTITDTTLAATTKTITYTTSATTTKTITDTTSASATSTDGPITQAETSTTSSTGAEYTVIKKDKTILIVVLVTLVVVLMAVFIGVCKHASKKFKNKRSVSTISLMSWFSEPTIETPTPPANTTEDHALQMYRITEKGGVSENAIGQNVPGEAVEEDFAS; encoded by the exons ACCCATGCCAGACGTACGATGATTTCCTCGCCGACTACAAACGATCGCCCTCACACACAGAATCCGAGTATGATAATGCAGAATGTGACGCGACACTCACTGAGAAATGGTACCGTATAGATGGGGCTGCTGGGACAGACCTCACAAACGACAGCGGGCTGCTTCAAAACTATGTTTGTGGCACGGTCTATCAAATGTGGATGAATG GCAACATCCCGGAGGAGTCGGAGGGAATCGTAGACAGACAAATCTGCCTGAGAACAGTGTTCTCGACCTGCCAGTATTCCTTTACAATACAAGTAAAGAACTGCTGCTCCTTTAGAGTGTACTACTTAAAGAGTGCTGGTGGTTGTCCACGTGCATATTGTGTTAGTG ACACCAATGTTACTTCATCTGATGAATGTCCTAATGTCACAACATCTACTGAAACCATGGCAACTGACACAACTTCAGCAGCAACTACGAAAACAATAACTGACACAACGCTGGCAGCAACAACGAAAACAATAACTGACACAACTTCAGCAACAACAACGAAAACAATAACTGACACAACGTCAGTATCAGCCACATCAACCGACGGTCCAATAACGCAGGCCGAGACTTCAACGACCAGCAGTACCG ACCCATGCCAGACGTACGAGGATTTCCTCGCCGACTACAAACGATCGCCCTCACACACAGAATCCGAGTATGATAATGCAGAATGTGACGCGACACTCACTGAGAAATGGTACCGTATAGATGGGGCTGCTGGGACAGACCTCACAAACGACAGCGGGCTGCTTCAAAACTATGTTTGTGGCACGGTCTATCAAATGTGGATGAATG GCAACATCCCGGAGGAGTCGGAGGGAATCGTAGACAGACAAATCTGCCTGAGAACAGTGTTCTCGACCTGCCAGTATTCCTTTACAATACAAGTAAAGAACTGTTGCTCCTTTAGAGTGTACTACCTAAAGAGTGCTGGTGGTTGTCCACATGCATATTGTGTTAGTG ACACCAATGTTACTTCATCTGATGAATGTCCTAATGTCACAACATCTACTGAAACCATGGCAACTGACACAACTTCAGCAGCAACTACGAAAACAATAACTGACACAACGCTGGCAGCAACAACGAAAACAATAACTGACACAACTTCAGCAACAACAACGAAAACAATAACTGACACAACGTCAGTATCAGCCACATCAACCGACGGTCCAATAACGCAGGCCGAGACTTCAACGACCAGCAGTACCG ACCCATGCCAGACGTACGAGGATTTCCTCGCCGACTACAAACGATCGCCCTCACACACAGAATCCGAGTATGATAATGCAGAATGTGACGCGACACTCACTGAGAAATGGTACCGTATAGATGGGGCTGCTGGGACAGACCTCACAAACGACAGCGGGCTGCTTCAAAACTATGTTTGTGGCACGGTCTATCAAATGTGGATGAATG GCAACATCCCGGAGGAGTCGGAGGGAATCGTAGACAGACAAATCTGCCTGAGAACAGTGTTCTCGACCTGCCAGTATTCCTTTACAATACAAGTAAAGAACTGCTGCTCCTTTAGAGTATACTACTTAAAGAGTGCTGGTGGTTGTCCACATGCATATTGTGTTAGTG CAGACACCAATGTTACTACATCTGATGAATGTCCTAATGTCACTTCTGACACAACATCTACTGAAACCATGGCAACTGACACAACTTCAGCAGCAACTACGAAAACAATAACTGACACAACGCTGGCAGCAACAACGAAAACAATAACTTACACAACTTCAGCAACAACAACGAAAACAATAACTGACACAACGTCAGCATCAGCCACATCAACCGACGGTCCAATAACGCAGGCAGAGACTTCAACGACCAGCAGTACCG GTGCTGAATATACAGTCATAAAGAAGGATAAGACAATACTCATTGTTGTGCTTGTGACTTTAGTAGTGGTTTTGATGGCAGTTTTTATTGG AGTTTGCAAACATGCTTCCAAGAAATTTAAGAATAAGCGTAGTGTGTCCACTATTTCCCTGATGTCGTGGTTCAGTGAACCCACCATCGAAACACCCACACCTCCAGCAAATACGACAGAGGACCATGCTCTTCAAATGTATCGAATCACAGAAAAGGGGGGAGTGTCAGAAAATGCAATAGGACAAAATGTTCCCGGAGAGGCAGTTGAAGAGGATTTTGCTTCGTAA